From the genome of Camarhynchus parvulus chromosome 8, STF_HiC, whole genome shotgun sequence, one region includes:
- the MTF2 gene encoding metal-response element-binding transcription factor 2 isoform X2 — MVCTICQEEYSEAPNEMVICDKCGQGYHQLCHTPNIDSSVIDSDDKWLCRQCVFATTTKRGGALKKGPNAKALQVMKQTLPYNATDLEWDAGHKTNVQQCYCYCGGPGDWYLKMLQCCKCKQWFHEACVQCLQKPMLFGDRFYTFICSVCSSGPEYLKRLPLRWVDIAHLCLYNLSVIHKKKYFDSELELMAYINENWDRLHPGELADTPKSERYEHVLEALNDYKTMFMSGKEIKKKKHLFGLRIRVPPVPPNAALKADKEPEGTSHEFKIKGRKSSKPIPDVRELSNGIERKGKKKSVGRPPGPYTRKMIHKTPESSPLDNEPVPVIENPALELPCTVGKSDGTAHSSNTSDVESTGAASMKETTSSNISRHYSLSDSRKRTRTGRTWPAAIPHLRRRGRFPRKALQTQNSEIVKDDESKEDYQYDELNTEILNNLADQELQLNHLKNSITSYFGAAGRIACGEKYRVLARRVTLDGKVQYLVEWEGATAS; from the exons TAAATGTGGGCAAG GttaccatcagctgtgtcacacACCAAATATTGATTCCAGCGTGATTGATTCAGATGATAAATGGCTCTGTCGACAGTGTGTAtttgcaacaacaacaaag agaggtggtgcGCTTAAGAAAGGACCAAATGCCAAAGCACTGCAAGTCATGAAACAAACGTTACCATATAATGCAACAGACCTTGAGTGGGATGCAGGTCATAAAACCAACGTCCAGCAGTGTTACTGCTATTGTGGAGGACCTGGAGA CTGGTATCTAAAGATGTTGCAGTGCTGCAAATGTAAACAGTGGTTTCATGAGGCTTGTGTGCAGTGCCTCCAAAAGCCAATGCTTTTTGGTGACAG GTTTTATACGTTCATTTGCTCAGTTTGCAGTTCTGGACCAGAATACCTCAAACGTTTACCCTTGAGATG GGTAGATATAGCACATCTATGCCTTTACAACCTAAGTGTTattcataaaaagaaatattttgattcgGAGCTTGAACTTATGGCCTACATTAATGAAAACTGGGATAGATTGCATCCTGGTGAG CTGGCAGACACACCAAAATCTGAAAGATATGAGCATGTCCTGGAGGCATTAAATGATTACAAGACTAT GTTTAtgtctggaaaagaaataaagaaaaagaagcatttgtTTGGCTTGAGAATTCGAGTTCCTCCTGTGCCACCGAATGCTGCTTTAAAGGCTGATAAAGAGCCAGAAGGAACTTCACATGAGTTCAAAATTAAAGGCAGAAAGTCATCTAAACCAATCCCTGATGTGAG GGAATTAAGTAATGGTAtagaaagaaaggggaaaaaaaaatcagtaggtCGTCCACCCGGTCCCTATACAAGAAAAATGATTCACAAAACTCCAGAGTCATCTCCTCTG GATAATGAACCAGTTCCAGTGATAGAGAACCCAGCCTTGGAATTACCCTGCACTGTTgg GAAATCTGATGGAACTGCACATTCATCCAATACCTCAGATGTGGAATCCACAGGTGCTGCCAGTATGAAAGAAACTACCTCATCTAACATTTCCAGACATTATAG TTTATCTGACTCGAGAAAAAGGACTCGAACAGGAAGAACTTGGCCTGCTGCAATACCACATTTGAGGAGGAGAGGCCGCTTTCCACGAAAAGCACTCCAGACTCAAAATTCAGAAATTGTCAAAGATGATGAGAGCAAGGAAGATTACCAGTATGATGAACTCAATACAGAGATACTTAACAACTTAGCAGATCAGGAGTTACAGCTCAATCATCTGAAGAACTCCATCACTAGTTACTTTGGTGCAGCAGGTAGAATAGCTTGTGGGGAAAAGTACCGTGTGTTGGCTCGTCGGGTGACACTTGATGGAAAGGTGCAGTATCTGGTGGAGTGGGAAGGAGCAACTGCATCCTGA